The proteins below are encoded in one region of Rhododendron vialii isolate Sample 1 chromosome 7a, ASM3025357v1:
- the LOC131332412 gene encoding thaumatin-like protein yields the protein MTFFKSLSLSIFLLTTLLFITSSTRAATIDIRNNCGYTVWAGAVPGGGRRLDRGQTWTINPPAGTKQARVWPRTGCNFNGAGQGRCQTGDCGGVLECRGYGQPPNTLAEYALNQYQNLDFFDISLVDGFNVPMEFSPTSGGCTRGIRCTADINGQCPNELRAPGGCNNPCTVYKTDQYCCNSGSCGPTPLSRFFKERCPDAYSYPKDDQTSTFTCPGGTNYRVVFCP from the coding sequence ATGACGTTCTTCAAATCTCTTTCCctctccattttccttcttacTACCCTCCTCTTCATCACCTCCAGTACTCGTGCTGCAACTATTGACATCCGAAACAACTGTGGGTACACCGTTTGGGCCGGAGCTGTTCCAGGGGGTGGTCGTCGCCTTGATCGGGGCCAGACTTGGACCATCAATCCACCTGCAGGCACAAAGCAAGCCCGCGTGTGGCCCCGAACTGGTTGCAACTTTAACGGAGCGGGCCAGGGAAGGTGCCAAACCGGTGACTGCGGCGGGGTTCTCGAGTGCCGGGGGTATGGTCAACCCCCTAACACACTAGCCGAATATGCGCTAAACCAATACCAGAACTTGGACTTCTTCGACATATCCCTCGTAGATGGGTTCAACGTGCCAATGGAGTTTAGCCCTACTTCGGGTGGGTGCACCCGCGGCATCAGATGCACTGCTGATATAAACGGGCAATGCCCGAACGAGCTGCGCGCCCCAGGCGGGTGTAACAACCCGTGCACTGTGTACAAGACTGATCAATACTGTTGCAACTCCGGAAGTTGTGGACCCACACCTCTCTCAAGGTTTTTCAAGGAAAGGTGCCCGGATGCTTATAGTTACCCTAAGGATGATCAGACTAGCACATTTACTTGTCCCGGGGGAACCAACTACAGGGTTGTGTTTTGCCCTTGA
- the LOC131332642 gene encoding uncharacterized protein LOC131332642 has protein sequence MTPEVQKEVKKEMERLFKAKFIRPVKYVEWISNIVPVIKKNGKVRICIDFRNLNTASPKDEYHMPVVDHLVDATAGHRFLSFMDGYSGYNQIFIAKEDTHKTAFRCPGYIGLFEWIVMTFGLKNAGATYQRTMNVIFHDLIGRFMEVYIDDIVVKSHTFDEHIDYLRQVLMRMRKYKLRMNAMKCAFGVTAGNFLGFLVHKKGIEVVKDKAKAIIEAQPPTSKQELQQFLGHVNFLRRFISNLSGKTLAFSPLLKLKSQKDFKWEGEHQKAFEFLKQSLVRPPILMPPINGKPLKLYISAGHQSIGCLLAQDNENGHEQTIYYLSRRLNECEIKYKPIEKLCLTLYFSATKLRCYMLPSTVHVIAQTDVIKYMLTRPILRGKQGKWLLSLIEYDLQYVPQKAVKGQALADFVANHPNLLMEKDEFEIHMVEVKPWKLSFDGSKTDRGVGAGVVLTSPKGEFLQFSFQLDENRILTNNQAEYEALIIGLEIAKELNIRYLNVAGDSQLVIRQITGEYKCNHPLLELQLQKVKFLVEYFDEVHLQHVFRLENSEANQMAQIASGIRIPEGQSEKLIKVQKRFLPFSIERDSNNFDIMEISLVDDWRVPIRKFLENPKEKTDRNIKQRAINYVIVGNDLFRKSSDEVLLLCIDKSQAMTVMGEVHEGTCGSHQSGEKIKWLLKRYGYYWPTIRKDCISYAKGCQKCQQYGPIQRVPAFPLQSIVKPWPFRGWAIDMIGEIIPHSSQQHEYIMVATDYFTKWTEAIPLKSVAQKQVIEFIEEHIFCRFGIPETITVDQASVFNGHEVMTYVNSYGVKILNSSPYYAQANGQVESTNKIIKNTLSKMIVDNPRDWHNLLPRVLWAYRTSKRESTRATPYELVYGQAAVLPVEVNITSHRVARHYGSNDVDFEEAMYQELDGLEESRIDALNNIQAQKKNLERVYNKRIHEKSFAEGDLVWKLESILGSIHERTINGKYLKAYFPSPWELIDG, from the exons ATGACACCTGAAGTccaaaaagaagtaaagaaagaaatggaacgatTGTTTAAGGCCAAATTCATTAGGCCTGTTAAATATGTTGAATggatttcaaatattgttcctgtaattaagaaaaatggtaAGGTGAGAATATGCAttgattttagaaatttgaACACAGCATCGCCGAAAGATGAGTACCATATGCCTGTTGTAGACCATTTAGTGGATGCAACTGCAGGCCAtcgatttctttcttttatggatGGTTATTCTGGATATAACCAAATATTCATTGCAAAAGAAGATACACACAAAACTGCATTTAGATGTCCAGGATATATTGGGTTGTTTGAATGGATTGTTATGacatttggattaaaaaatgcaggAGCCACTTATCAAAGAACAATGAATGTGATTTTTCATGACCTAATAGGGAGgtttatggaagtttacattgatgacatAGTAGTAAAATCACATACATTTGATGAGCATATAGATTACTTGAGGCAAGTTTTGATGAGAATGAGAAAATACAAGTTGAGAATGAATGCAATGAAATGCGCTTTTGGAGTTACTGCTGGAAATTTCTTGGGATTTCTGGTTCATAAGAAAGGGATTGAAGTTGTTAAAGATAAGGCTAAAGCTATAATAGAAGCACAGCCTCCAACAAGTAAACAAGAACTTCAACAGTTCTTAGGACATGTAAATTTTCTTAGGAGATTTATCTCCAATCTATCTGGAAAAACTCTTGCTTTTTCCCCACTCTTAAAGTTAAAATCTCAGAAAGATTTTAAATGGGAAGGAGAACATCAGAAGgcatttgagtttttaaagcaATCGTTGGTAAGGCCTCCTATTTTGATGCCACCAATAAATGGAAAACCTTTAAAATTATACATCTCAGCAGGACACCAGTcgattggttgtcttttggctcaagataatgaaaatggCCATGAACAAACCATATATTATCTTAGTAGGAGATTAAATGAATGTGAGATAAAATACAAGCCTATTGAGAAGCTATGCTTGACATTATACTTTTCTGCCACCAAGCTAAGATGTTACATGTTACCATCGACGGTACATGTGATTGCACAAACGGACGTCATTAAATATATGTTAACAAGGCCCATATTAAGAGGTAAACAAGGAAAATGGTTATTATCCTTAATAGAGTATGATTTACAATAtgtgcctcaaaaggcagtaaaagggCAAGCCTTGGCTGACTTTGTAGCTAATCATCCTAACCTGTTAATGGAAAAGGATGAATTTGAGATACATATGGTTGAAGTAAAACCATGGAAATTGTCATTTGATGGCTCTAAAACCGACAGAGGGGTTGGAGCAGGTGTAGTTCTTACATCTCCAAAAGGGGAATTCTTGCAGTTTTCTTTTCAGTTAGATGAAAACAGAATTTTGaccaacaatcaagctgagtatgaagctTTAATTATTGGTttagaaattgcaaaagaattgaatattaGGTATTTAAATGTTGCAGGGGATTCACAGTTGGTGATTCGACAGATAACAGGGGAATATAAGTGTAATCATCCCTTATTAGAATTACAACTGCAGAAAGTTAAATTTCTTGTAGAATATTTTGATGAAGTGCATTTGCAACATGTCTTTAGATTAGAAAATAGTGAAGCCAACCAAATGGCACAAATTGCTTCTGGAATTAGGATCCCAGAAGGACaaagtgaaaaattaataaaggtCCAGAAGAGATTCTTGCCTTTCTCTATTGAAAGAGATAGCAATAATTTTGATATCATGGAAATAAGTTTAGTTGATGATTGGAGGGTTCCAATACGAAAGTTCTTAGAAAACCCAAAGGAGAAAACAGACAGAAATATAAAGCAAAGGGCCATTAATTATGTTATAGTAGGCAATGATTTGTTCAGAAAATCTTCAGATGAGGTACTATTGCTGTGTATTGATAAATCCCAAGCAATGACAGTTATGGGAGAAgttcatgagggaacttgtggtTCTCATCAGTctggagagaaaataaaatggttaCTTAAAAGATATGGCTATTACTGGCCAACAATAAGGAAAGATTGCATTTCTTATGCCAAAGGGTGTCAAAAATGTCAACAATATGGACCCATTCAAAGGGTTCCAGCTTTTCCTTTACAATCGATTGTGAAACCATGGCCTTTCAGGGGATGGGCAATTGATATGATTGGAGAAATAATTCCTCACTCTTCTCAACAACATGAGTACATAATGGTAGCTACAGATTATTTTACGAAGTGGACAGAAGCCATCCCATTGAAGAGTGTGGCACAGAAACAAGTTATTGAGTTCATTGAAGAGCATATTTTCTGTCGATTTGGTATTCCTGAGACGATCACAGTTGACCAAGCATCTGTGTTCAATGGTCACGAAGTAATGACTTATGTTAACTCATATGGGGTTAAAATCTTGAATTCTTCTCCTTATTATGCCCAAGCAAATGGGCAAGTGGAATCTACAAACAAAATCATCAAGAATACTTTGTCTAAAATGATAGTTGACAATCCAAGGGATTGGCATAATTTACTGCCCAGAGTGTTATGGGCCTATAGGACTTCAAAAAGGGAAAGCACCAGAGCTACACCATATGAGTTAGTGTATGGCCAAGCTGCAGTATTACCCGTCGAAGTTAATATTACATCCCACAGAGTGGCTAGACATTATGGCTCAAATGatgtggattttgaggaagcaaTGTATCAAGAGTTGGATGgactggaagaatccagaatagATGCTTTAAATAATATAcaagcacaaaagaaaaatctagaaaGAGTTTATAATAAGAGGATCCACGAAAAATCATTTGCAGAAGGTGATTTGGTTTGGAAG TTAGAATCTATTCTTGGAAGTATCCACGAAAGAACAATCAATGGAAAGTATTTAAAGGCATATTTTCCATCCCCGTGGGAGTTAATCGACGGATGA